The Aricia agestis chromosome 8, ilAriAges1.1, whole genome shotgun sequence genomic sequence ATGAGAAAACGTAAAGCTCTTCGACAGCGCGGGCTCATCTCATACCAGCGACTGTTGTACGCCCCGACCGCTATTCTGGCGTTCTGCAATGTAACCATTACTATTCACTGAATAGTCTTCACTCTAAACAGGCTGAATAGTATTCAGTATGTTTAGACTTTTATGTTAACGACAAAATAACTACTCTCATACAAACTTAGGGGTAAAATAACTCTGCGAGGGTAAACGATGTTGCTAATAAAGCTGTCTGAAAGCGCAGTAAGTTAAAGTCGGATGATAATTATTCACCATATTAAAGGCCTATATGCTATCTAAGTTgaagatagagtatggagaatctgtcaaatgagttgtggatagtctatccggcactttatcaggaagaaGTGAAACAGGTCCTATATGTCTTCATAATATGTAATACCAAGGTAACATACAAGTTTTTAACACTTGAACAAACATATTTTGATCGTAGGAAATGTTAAAAGTGAAATTCTTTTAAACGCCGAATGTACACAACAGAGGGTTCAAAGAACCAACCGCATTGATGATGTCATCAGCGTACCAGCACAGCACTCCGGTCTGTAGGAGCTGTGACATCAGGAACAGCTTGTTACTTACAGACATCATTGGTTCTAGCAGCTGGAACAGATAAACCCATTTAATTCAGATATTTCTCATATTTATTAAGCTtacttgtgtgtgtgtgtgtgtgtgtgtgtgtgtgtgtgtgtgtgtgactcTAGGGACTAGAGACTTGTCTAAATGTGTCTTAGTGGCACGATTgcaaaaaacaaatttaaatgGTATTATtagaaaatacttatttttccCAAACCTTGGATGTAGATTAACTAGCCAAGTTTACCTAATATAGTCTATAGAAGAAATCTTTTAACAAAGAATGTCTAACAAAAGTGTGGGTGAAAAATTTATCACATCCTAAATTGGTAATAGGAATTTGGAAGAacgaataaaaagaaataaatggAATAACAAATACCCTTTAAAGGATTATAGCCTTAATAAAATGTAGCAGTAAATCATAACTATTAGTTTCAAGTTTCAACACCAAATATACCTCAGTACCTACTCAATATTCCATTACTCATAAAAGTTTTGAGAATCCCAGATTCGTGAACGCAAAAACATGGAAATCCATGTAAAGTGTCTACGGAATCATTTTAATTTCCATTCGACACGTTGTTTGTTTCTAGAACATTTCTCGGTTTGTTCTCTGACCGACGTCGTGACTTAGGCTTCGTCTGCTCACGATCCATCCGTCCATTTTTAGACCATATTTGTGGACCTACGTGACCTCGTAGAAAATTGCTATATCAATTTCGCTACTGAGTTGCACAGCTATGATTCTGGTTCATTGCCATAATGTTATGATTATGACCTATTCTCCATATTATGATCCTAGTTTCATGGTTGCAGTAAAACTGATTGGGACTAGTCATGTTTGGACCATTTTTGCAGTTTGCGTAGGACAAATGGATATTGAAATCTGAGTATCTGACAACACCTTCAAGCCAGTGTCCTAGGCAATATGTGCAGCTTTTACAAGCTTTCAGTCAGGCGCGGCCGCAGCCTaaaattttggagggggtcagacagtagcggggggggggggggggaagacAGTCGCGTTCATtgtctccctgtcaaaaaacttgccattttctagagaaactgcgattgacaatgaagtgtcagctGATGTTCCTAGTTTAACCTGTTTAACGTCGATatggtattttgcatactcgatgtgaactgaatatgaagcataattatatcacttcgaactcaatgaccgctaccgcctcgtttcTCCGAGTACAGtttagtcactacactaaaaaataaaaatttgtcgCTGCTATGgggtagctagaaatttccttttattatttggcaagattttgagatttatccATGTGCcccagattttgggggggggggtcatgtcccctgtgaccccacCCTTCGGACCGCGACTGCTTTCAGTTACCTGAAAGTTACCTGAAGTCAGTGAATTTTGCAAGACTCTAGTAAATTATTTACAGTCTTACCACAATAACGAAGACGACGCAGCAAATGTTGACGGAGCTCATTGATATATTGATAAGATTTACAAAAGAAAATGCCTCTTCTATGCTCATACAGTAACTGGAAGAAATTTGGGTGGTGAGTTAACTTATAAGCTAGtaaaatagtataaatatatctatatttaGTATGCTGCTGTACTAATTTCAGATGATGCTTTAAAGTGGTGGGAAATATGTGTGGTGATTCCTTAGCCCGTCAAAAATTTTATGCATCTCTACTATTGTGATTTGAACTAAGCCTAAACTACAtacgagtatttttttttatgaaataaaaacgagaaaacgggtcctgatggaaagcaacttccgtcgcccatggacactcgcagcatcagaagagctgcaggtgcgttgccggccttttaagagggaatagggtaataggggagggtagggatgggaagggaagggaataggggagggtagggaagggaataggttaggggattgggcctccggtaaactcactcactcggcgaaacacagcgcaagcgctgtttcacaccggttttctgtgagaacgtggtatttctccggtcgagccggcccattcgtgcagaagcatggctctcccacgtaaaaaaaataataaaaaaaatacgagtATGTGCAAAAATGTACATAGACTGAAACAACATGTTATCCTCTCCAAGGCAGAGAAGTAAAAACTAAGAAACATTACCTTATGAGACGTTGGTGTAACTTTATACTGGACTTTATATCGTTGTACTGCTCATCTTCAGTTTTCCGAGTTGTACCAAGAGATTCTAGCTGACGTTGAAGAATCCTCAAAAGCAAGCCTATGTGGCTCGCCAGTCCGGAAAACAGCAAATCCGATGCCACCATGATCCAAACGCAGGTTACTCCTAAAGAACATGCACGGACTGTACCTTACCATTTATGAAGAATCAATGCCTTGAAAGGTTTtgcaattaatatatttttttaggccTTTGGATTGAGATTTCACTAATCCTCGTATGAATGTTGTTCTTGCTTCGTATTTGGTCATGGGGACATGTTGCCGAAAATGTAGTTTCGGTCTGATTAGGACGCTTAAAGGCTAATATAGTTTTGTTTAACGGGATTTGTTAAAGTGTTTGCTGTGTTTGTGAGAATATTCTTTCTTCCTAGAAACCTTGTCATCTAGGACTAACCTGCGTATATCTCAAAAAGATAAACCATAAAATGCGCGAAGGGTTGGTGCTTGTCAAACGGGTACCACGACGTCCAAACAAAGCCGAATTTTGTCTCCATTCCTTGAAATCTTTCATGAAGAAATACAAATATTGGAGTTATATTGTAGAACCAAACGCCGTATAAATTGACGTAGTAGTAtcctaaaacaaaaaagaaattcAGTAATAAACCTGCCAATacagtaattaaaaaatttgtacCATTAACAAATCAACCATTAAAAACCAACTCAAACTTTCGAAAACTCGAAAAGCAAGAGAATTGCTTTTTGAGTTTTCGAAAGTTCGAGTTGGTCAGAATTGGACTAAGCTAAAGCTACAGTCAAGAATTAAACTATAGACTAAATATTGATCATAAAATAACAAACATACCCAAGATGTAAGCCAGGGTACTAAGGCCTTACCTAAATGTCTCACTCGCAGAGCTGACAAGCTTTTCTCCTTTATCCGCTGTGACTCCTCGTTCATCGGAGGCATGGGCCAAATACTAGAAAGCTCCTCAATCAGTCTGTTAAAAACATCCTTTTGATACCACATAACGGACATTTTGAAGATGCCTAGAATAAAATACTAACAACTGTAGCGTATAATACGAACGTGTAAGTAACACGTTCGTATGATAGTCAATAATGCCGACACAAAAAAGTCctcgaaaatataaaaaattaaaatactacagagttatctatacttaatattataaatgcgaaagtatctctgtctgtctgtctgtctcgctttcacgccaaaactaccgaaccgattgtaatgaaattttgtatacagatagtctaaagcctgagaaaggacataggctacttttttactggaaaaaaaggttgtaagggggtgaaaatacgaaaatttgttcaagttaagttagttccaagaattcatactagatggcgccgtctcttacatcgcgctaacgc encodes the following:
- the LOC121729637 gene encoding odorant receptor 4-like, encoding MDDKKIEARREIDESFKLCLFSMKFIGLSFTKPASNEAYLVQKMIVLISVCSICYHVFSEVMNIIFTFANSPKVEEVVPLFHVLGYGALSIFKMSVMWYQKDVFNRLIEELSSIWPMPPMNEESQRIKEKSLSALRVRHLGYYYVNLYGVWFYNITPIFVFLHERFQGMETKFGFVWTSWYPFDKHQPFAHFMVYLFEIYAGVTCVWIMVASDLLFSGLASHIGLLLRILQRQLESLGTTRKTEDEQYNDIKSSIKLHQRLISYCMSIEEAFSFVNLINISMSSVNICCVVFVIVLLEPMMSVSNKLFLMSQLLQTGVLCWYADDIINANARIAVGAYNSRWYEMSPRCRRALRFLILRAQKPIAFTAMKFTNISLVTYSSILMRSYSYFTLLYTMYRDG